Proteins from one Periplaneta americana isolate PAMFEO1 chromosome 6, P.americana_PAMFEO1_priV1, whole genome shotgun sequence genomic window:
- the LOC138701730 gene encoding uncharacterized protein, translating to MPGRVWARSEDRTLEWMSMREDQLAGAIGVMRESFFPHENISKALRLNERPRASAQTERLARTAANDGACIVAVEVASGRVIGVAFNKIQVPTPPGEKNPLEKLREEQDHDPSFVEVINYLTKVEGKVDVFAHYGVNCVLELMFLATLTEYHGRGVGRRLVQATEELSRALARGEDVIAPLNEDTNPWKNCAVPKVQALMAIFTSSFSQKIGNALCWDQLAVVNHDELFFEGDPYSLRIGPDHPTSILMGKKVVT from the exons ATGCCTGGTAGAGTGTGGGCGCGCAGCGAGGATCGAACTCTGGAGTGGATGAGCATGCGAGAAGACCAGCTTGCCGGAGCCATCGGAGTCATGCGAGAATCCTTCTTCCCACACGAAAACATCTCCAAAGCTCTGAGGCTGAACGAGAGACCGCGCGCATCAGCGCAAACAGAACGTCTTGCCAGGACGGCTGCCAACGATGGCGCCTGCATAGTCGCTGTCGAGGTGGCGTCTGGTCGAGTCATCGGCGTCGCTTTCAACAAGATCCAG GTTCCAACTCCACCTGGCGAGAAAAATCCTTTGGAGAAGCTACGAGAAGAGCAAGATCATGATCCATCCTTCGTAGAAGTCATTAATTATCTAACAAAG GTTGAAGGCAAAGTGGATGTTTTCGCTCATTACGGTGTGAACTGCGTACTGGAGCTTATGTTCCTCGCCACACTGACTGAATACCACGGCCGCGGAGTGGGTCGTCGATTGGTACAAGCAACGGAAGAGTTGTCTCGTGCCCTAGCAAGGGGCGAGGACGTAATAGCGCCTCTCAACGAAGACACTAATCCCTGGAAGAACTGCGCCGTTCCTAAGGTACAAGCACTTATGGCCATATTTACATCGAGCTTCTCACAGAAGATTGGCAACGCACTCTGCTGGGATCAGCTTGCCGTTGTTAATCACGACGAATTATTCTTTGAAGGGGATCCTTACAGCCTCCGAATAGGGCCTGATCATCCTACAAGCATTCTCATGGGGAAGAAGGTAGTAACTTAG